Proteins encoded within one genomic window of Panacibacter microcysteis:
- a CDS encoding carbohydrate binding family 9 domain-containing protein: protein MTRTLAVLAALFFHGWLIAQSSDVIKPDSIKKELTATEIFTTLKVDGHLNEAEWLLAKPAPRFIQIEPYQGTLPSFETEIRVLYNKQFLYFAIVCHDSLGKKAIRATDFKRDFDFLQHDVVNIAFDGFNDKRNAMSFATNPYGVQRDLLAFDDLYYDEDWDGLWRVRTSRNDSGWVAEIAIPWQTLRYPKFDKDSVQTWGFNMYRNRRLTNEVTAFSEYPRSFSSLRMDYAGILSNLKPPPPKTNIRFQPYLLSSYDHYKGFDSSVKTSETNYKFGGDLKWAINPNAVLDLTANTDFAQADADRQVNNVTRFSVFFPERRQFFLENASLFGVGVSQSFDFSGGSMRIQPFFSRRIGLDDAGNPIPIDIGGRFVYRSSKENYGVMAMRQRGNDITPATNFFVGRFSENFGKQNRIGALVTVRNRPDVTNVVTAVDGFFRLGEPHSLNTMIIHSTSTKDGGKGIAGFAQYFYSTNQWKVWWTQTLVTKNFNPDMGFVSRSDVIGATPGIIWYYRGKQLPFKKYLRAWEPSISPELYYQASTGKLVERTMSVYPLWLNMQSGAYLGYGIIPTYQRLTESFEPLGVVIPSGEYNYTRHQVWASTDPSRKINAQLLFTGGNYFNGKLSSTEFTLQIAPDPHFSLTGLLSRNTFVKVGTPQTTATIDLYNIECRLALNPRLQLIGFYQRNSQNKEYNYNIRLSWEYQPLSYVYIVLNRGGFQTVQGKALAETHVIAKVSYLRQF, encoded by the coding sequence ATGACCAGAACGCTTGCTGTACTAGCTGCTTTATTTTTTCATGGCTGGTTGATTGCCCAAAGCAGCGATGTTATAAAGCCCGACTCAATAAAGAAAGAACTTACAGCTACTGAAATTTTTACCACCCTCAAAGTTGATGGCCATTTAAACGAAGCCGAGTGGCTGTTGGCAAAACCTGCTCCGCGCTTTATACAGATCGAGCCTTACCAGGGAACATTGCCTTCGTTTGAAACAGAAATACGCGTACTTTACAATAAACAATTCTTGTACTTTGCCATAGTCTGCCATGATTCGCTGGGCAAAAAAGCCATACGTGCAACCGACTTTAAAAGAGATTTTGATTTTCTCCAACACGATGTGGTTAATATTGCTTTTGATGGGTTTAATGACAAACGCAATGCAATGTCTTTTGCCACCAACCCTTATGGTGTGCAAAGAGATTTGCTGGCATTTGATGACCTTTATTATGATGAAGACTGGGACGGTTTGTGGCGTGTAAGAACATCGCGGAACGATTCGGGCTGGGTTGCAGAAATTGCCATACCGTGGCAAACGTTGCGTTATCCAAAATTTGACAAAGACAGTGTACAAACGTGGGGTTTCAACATGTACCGCAACCGAAGGCTTACCAACGAGGTTACTGCTTTTTCAGAATACCCACGGTCTTTCAGTTCGTTGCGCATGGATTATGCCGGCATACTAAGCAATTTAAAACCGCCACCGCCCAAAACAAACATACGGTTTCAGCCATACCTGTTGTCATCTTACGATCATTACAAGGGTTTTGACAGCTCAGTTAAAACAAGTGAAACAAACTACAAATTTGGCGGCGACCTTAAATGGGCGATTAACCCGAATGCCGTATTGGACCTTACTGCCAATACAGATTTTGCGCAGGCAGATGCAGACAGGCAAGTGAATAACGTTACACGTTTTTCGGTGTTCTTCCCGGAGCGCAGGCAGTTTTTTTTGGAAAATGCTTCGTTGTTTGGCGTGGGGGTTAGTCAGAGCTTTGACTTTTCTGGTGGTTCAATGCGTATACAGCCATTTTTTAGCAGGCGTATAGGGCTGGATGATGCAGGAAATCCAATACCAATAGATATAGGTGGTAGGTTTGTGTATCGGTCTTCAAAAGAAAACTACGGTGTAATGGCCATGCGACAGCGCGGTAACGATATTACGCCTGCAACAAATTTCTTTGTGGGCAGGTTTTCAGAAAACTTTGGTAAACAAAATCGCATCGGGGCTTTGGTTACGGTAAGAAACCGGCCGGATGTTACAAACGTGGTAACGGCTGTAGATGGTTTCTTTCGGCTTGGAGAGCCACATTCGCTGAATACGATGATCATTCATTCCACCTCAACAAAAGATGGTGGAAAAGGCATTGCAGGTTTTGCGCAGTACTTTTATTCTACCAACCAATGGAAAGTATGGTGGACGCAGACACTGGTTACAAAAAACTTTAACCCGGATATGGGTTTTGTTTCCCGCAGCGATGTGATTGGCGCTACACCCGGCATTATCTGGTACTACCGCGGTAAGCAATTACCTTTTAAAAAATATTTGAGGGCATGGGAGCCCAGTATTAGTCCTGAGTTGTATTATCAGGCATCTACAGGTAAACTTGTGGAGCGAACAATGTCTGTGTACCCGCTATGGTTAAACATGCAAAGCGGCGCTTACCTTGGTTATGGTATTATTCCAACCTACCAGCGTTTAACAGAGTCGTTTGAACCACTGGGCGTGGTTATACCCTCCGGCGAATACAACTATACACGTCACCAGGTTTGGGCCAGTACAGACCCGTCAAGGAAAATAAATGCGCAACTTTTATTTACCGGGGGCAATTACTTTAATGGCAAGCTTAGCTCTACAGAATTTACTTTGCAAATTGCACCTGACCCACATTTTTCATTAACAGGCCTGCTTAGCCGCAACACTTTTGTAAAAGTGGGTACACCACAGACCACAGCTACCATTGATTTATACAATATTGAGTGCCGGCTTGCCTTAAATCCGCGATTACAATTGATTGGTTTCTACCAGCGCAACTCGCAAAACAAGGAATACAATTACAACATCCGGCTTTCCTGGGAGTACCAGCCGCTGAGTTATGTTTATATCGTACTTAACAGGGGAGGTTTTCAAACTGTGCAGGGAAAGGCGCTTGCAGAAACACATGTGATTGCCAAGGTGAGTTATTTGAGGCAGTTTTGA